From a single Rutidosis leptorrhynchoides isolate AG116_Rl617_1_P2 chromosome 5, CSIRO_AGI_Rlap_v1, whole genome shotgun sequence genomic region:
- the LOC139846651 gene encoding uncharacterized protein translates to MIDQDQHWLINSLNATLDTNQQARSFAEASLNQASLQPGFGSALSKVAANRDLPLGSRQLAAVLLKQFIKKHWQEDEDGFEHPVVSNEEKAVIRGLLLLSLDDPHRKICTAISMAVASVAHHDWPDEWPDLLPFLLKLMNDQSNTNAVNGALRCLALLSADLDDKLVPTLIPVLFPCLHTIVSSPQIYDKLLRTKALSVVYCCTSMLGVMSGVYKTETSALMSPLVKAWMVEISFILKNPVQSEDPDDWSIRMEALKCLSQFVQNFPSLAESQFMEVLAPLWQTFVSSLGVYQRSLIEGLEDAYEGRYDSDGSETSLESFIIQLFEFLLVIVGSKNIVKAFGNSLHDLIYYSIAFMQTTEQQVHVWSLDPNQYVADEDENTYSCRVSGSLLLEEIVISFGTEGVYAILNAAKQRFDESHQERTKGSGDWWRMREATLFALSSVSEQLIEVELPGPSGVNVGNLLEQILAEDMASGVHEFPFLYARMFSSIAKFSSVINQGVIDHFLYAAIQAIGMDVPPPVKVGACRALSQLLPDTNRGIPQPHILALFSSLTELLKQASDETMHLVLETLQAAVRAGHEAALSIEPVISPIILNMWALHVADPFISIDALDVLEAIKNAPGCAHPLVSRVLPYVGPILNKPQQQPDGLVAGSLDLLTMLLKNAPIDVVKAIYEVCFDPVVRTVLQSDDHGEMQNATQCLAALVSGGKQQLLTWSGDPSFTMRCLLDVASRLLDPDLESSGSLFVGNYVLQLILHLSSQMAPHIRDLVAALVRRMQSCQIAGLRSSILLLFARLVHMSAPHVEQFINLLMSIPAEGHTNSLHYVMSEWTKQQGEIQGAYQIKVTTTALALLLSTRHVEFGSINVQGHLIKSSAGITTRSKSRISPDQWTLMPLPTKIIAILADVLLEIQEQVLEDDEQDSEWEEVEAGDAEIEQDLLYSSGTTSYSRPSHGYLDAMAKAFNEDEDDAYDDDLLSAADPLNEINLGVYLCNFFREFSQGDGPLFDHLCQSLTQAQKKALQMVLSR, encoded by the exons ATGATTGATCAAGATCAACACTGGTTGATCAACTCACTGAATGCTACTCTTGATACTAATCAACAAGCTCGATCTTTCGCAGAAGCCTCTTTGAATCAGGCTTCACTTCAACCtg GTTTTGGAAGTGCATTATCTAAAGTTGCTGCTAACAGAGATCTTCCTCTAGGATCTCGTCAA TTAGCTGCGGTTCTTCTAAAACAATTTATTAAGAAACACTGGCAAGAGGATGAAGATGGTTTTGAACATCCTGTTGTTTCAAATGAGGAGAAG GCAGTTATACGTGGTCTTTTGTTGCTCTCACTGGATGATCCTCATAGAAAAATATGCACGGCTATAAGTATGGCTGTAGCATCAGTTGCACATCATGATTGGCCGGATGAATGGCCTGACCTACTCCCGTTCTTACTGAAGCTAATGAATGATCAAAGTAATACAAATGCAG TGAATGGAGCTCTTAGATGTTTGGCTCTCCTTTCTGCGGATTTGGATGATAAATTGGTGCCCACATTGATACCAGTTTTGTTTCCGTGCTTGCACACTATTGTCTCATCACCCCAG ATTTATGATAAGCTGTTGCGCACAAAGGCTCTTTCCGTAGTCTATTGTTGTACATCCATGCTGGGGGTAATGAGTGGTGTGTATAAG ACAGAAACAAGTGCATTGATGTCTCCATTAGTCAAAGCTTGGATGGTTGAAATCTCCTTCATACTTAAAAATCCTGTGCAATCTGAAGATCCAGATGATTGGAGCATCAGAATGGAG GCTTTAAAGTGCTTGAGCCAATTCGTTCAGAACTTTCCCAGCTTGGCAGAAAGTCAATTCATGG AGGTTTTGGCTCCATTATGGCAAACATTTGTGTCATCTCTTGGCGTATATCAACGATCTTTAATTGAAGGACTTGAAGATGCATATGAGGGGAGATATGATTCTGATGGTTCAGAGACAAGCCTCGAGTCTTTCATTATCCAA TTGTTTGAGTTTCTATTAGTGATTGTTGGTAGTAAAAATATTGTCAAG GCTTTTGGAAATAGTCTCCATGACTTGATCTACTATTCAATAGCTTTCATGCAGACTACAGAACAACAG GTCCATGTGTGGTCACTTGATCCTAACCAATATGTTGCCGATGAAGATGAAAATACTTATAGCTGTCGTGTTTCTG GCTCTCTTTTGTTGGAAGAAATTGTAATTTCATTTGGAACTGAGGGAGTTTACGCTATACTTAATGCCGCTAAACAAAGATTCGACGAGTCTCACCAGGAGAGAACTAAAGGGTCCGGTGACTGGTGGAGG ATGAGGGAGGCTACTCTTTTTGCTTTATCTTCTGTGTCAGAACAATTGATTGAAGTTGAG CTTCCCGGACCTTCTGGAGTCAATGTGGGGAATCTCTTGGAGCAAATATTGGCCGAAGACATGGCATCAG GTGTACATGAATTTCCCTTTCTTTACGCTCGTATGTTTTCGTCAATTGCTAAGTTCTCATCTGTG ATCAACCAAGGTGTTATTGATCATTTCCTCTATGCTGCTATCCAGGCAATCGGGATGGATGT ACCTCCACCTGTCAAAGTTGGTGCGTGTCGTGCACTTTCTCAACTTTTACCCGACACAAATAGAGGAATACCACAGCCTCATATATTGGCCCTGTTTTCGTCACTTACAGAACTTCTTAAGCAG GCATCTGATGAAACAATGCATCTGGTCCTTGAAACACTGCAAGCAGCTGTGAGAGCAG GTCATGAAGCTGCATTGTCCATAGAGCCTGTAATATCTCCAATTATACTTAACATGTGGGCTTTGCATGTTGCGGACCCGTTTATAAGTATTGACGCTCTTGATGTTCTTGAG GCGATAAAAAATGCTCCTGGATGTGCTCATCCTCTTGTTTCACGCGTTTTACCGTACGTAGGGCCGATCCTTAACAAA CCTCAGCAACAGCCTGATGGCTTAGTTGCTGGTTCGTTGGATCTTTTGACAATGTTGCTTAAG AATGCACCAATTGACGTGGTGAAAGCAATTTATGAAGTTTGTTTCGATCCAGTTGTACGTACCGTCCTTCAAAGTGACGATCACGGTGAAATGCAG AATGCAACTCAATGTCTTGCTGCTCTGGTATCTGGTGGAAAGCAACAATTGCTAACATGGAGTGGCGATCCTTCTTTTACAATGAGATGTTTGCTTGATGTAGCTTCAAG ACTTCTCGATCCAGATTTAGAAAGCTCGGGATCACTGTTTGTTGGAAACTATGTTTTGCAACTCATTTTACACCTGTCCTCACAAATGGCCCCACATATTAGAGATCTTGTTGCTGCTCTTGTTAGGCGAATGCAATCATGCCAAATTGCTGGGTTGCGAAGCTCGATACTTCTTCTATTTGCAAGATTG GTTCACATGAGTGCGCCACATGTAGAACAATTTATTAACTTGCTCATGTCTATTCCTGCTGAAGGCCACACTAATTCCTTGCATTATGTTATGTCAGAATGGACCAAACAACAAG GAGAAATTCAGGGGGCCTATCAGATTAAAGTCACAACCACAGCTTTGGCTTTACTGTTGTCAACTAGGCATGTTGAATTTGGAAGCATCAATGTACAAGGACATTTGATTAAG tctTCTGCAGGGATCACCACTCGTTCAAAGTCTAGAATTTCACCAGATCAATGGACATTAATGCCACTTCCCACAAAG ATTATTGCTATACTAGCGGATGTCTTGCTCGAGATTCAGGAACAAGTTTTAGAAGATGATGAGCAG GATAGTGAATGGGAAGAAGTCGAAGCAGGAGATGCTGAAATAGAGCAAGATCTGCTTTATTCATCCGGTACAACTTCGTACAGCAGACCTTCACATGGTTACCTAGATGCCATGGCTAAAGCTTTTAATGAG GATGAAGACGATGCCTATGATGATGACCTATTAAGTGCTGCCGACCCCCTAAATGAG ATTAACCTGGGAGTTTATCTCTGCAACTTTTTCCGGGAGTTTTCTCAGGGAGACGGACCTCTTTTTGATCATCTTTGCcag AGTTTGACACAGGCTCAGAAAAAAGCTCTACAAATGGTGCTGAGTAGGTAA
- the LOC139847394 gene encoding uncharacterized protein — translation MYVTRSLSHYKSSPEALHVPPDGPNSGYLVIQDQESETSCFGLYRNRYLPELPFPQNKILNTQYSSGSGDSFHKVVLIPVLNQPLSSNRYYAIKPDGRSRKGEAFTCSKDEDVRQRCYCSFVRDIKPRPLDTRDVYQQFEIVRYETACSPSGSFYAKSLAEDGHPPNFLRRKGWQIYSITPKNFELHEAKGIDVSLRSRLPDLTFSPATKTSDSVVIGKWYCPFMFIKEGNLSDQMNTSIFYEVTLEQKWERVFELENNNNDKGHVVSVRGEVRSESVFIGGRRVEAMWDEKNVVNWAVWFMSFEGEETVGLSMEVLQRMKWEEEKVGWVGVGDKRVEKVNREEKFEGSGVWRRFGCYVLVERFVVKRMDGSLVLTYDFGHSHHVKCIFE, via the exons ATGTATGTGACACGATCTCTTTCACACTATAAGAGCTCTCCTGAAGCTCTTCATGTGCCTCCTGATGGTCCAAACTCGGGTTACTTAGTGATCCAAGACCAAGAGTCTGAAACGTCGTGTTTCGGGTTGTACAGGAATCGATATCTACCCGAGTTGCCATTTCCTCAAAACAAAATACTGAACACACAATATTCGTCTGGATCGGGTGACTCTTTCCATAAAGTTGTCTTGATTCCGGTCCTTAATCAACCGTTGTCTTCGAACAGATACTATGCAATAAAACCAGATGGCCGATCACGTAAagg GGAAGCGTTTACATGTTCAAAGGACGAAGATGTACGTCAACGTTGTTACTGCAGCTTTGTTCGTGATATTAAACCAAGGCCATTAGACACACGCGACGTGTATCAACAATTTGAGATCGTTCGTTATGAAACAGCTTGTAGTCCTAGTGGTAGCTTTTATGCCAAATCTCTTGCTGAAGATGGTCATCCTCCGAATTTCTTGAGGAGAAAAGGTTGGCAGATTTACTCTATAACACCTAAAAACTTCGAGTTACATGAAGCAAAAGGAATCGATGTTTCACTTCGTTCTCGTCTCCCCGATTTAACGTTCTCACCCGCGACCAAAACTTCTGACTCTGTGGTTATTGGCAAGTGGTATTGTCCGTTTATGTTTATTAAAGAAGGGAACTTGAGTGATCAAATGAATACATCTATCTTTTATGAAGTGACACTAGAGCAAAAGTGGGAGCGAGTTTTTGAACTCGAAAACAATAATAACGATAAAGGTCACGTTGTATCTGTGAGAGGTGAAGTACGTAGTGAATCAGTTTTTATAGGTGGGCGTCGGGTGGAGGCAATGTGGGACGAGAAAAATGTGGTGAACTGGGCCGTATGGTTTATGAGCTTTGAGGGAGAAGAAACTGTTGGTTTGAGTATGGAAGTTTTACAAAGAATGAAGTGGGAAGAAGAGAAGGTTGGATGGGTTGGTGTTGGGGACAAAAGGGTTGAGAAAGTGAATAGAGAAGAGAAGTTTGAAGGGAGTGGAGTGTGGAGGAGATTTGGGTGTTATGTTTTGGTTGAAAGATTTGTTGTTAAAAGAATGGATGGAAGTTTGGTTTTGACATATGATTTTGGCCATTCACATCACGTTAAATGCATATTTGAGTAA